A region from the Triticum urartu cultivar G1812 chromosome 1, Tu2.1, whole genome shotgun sequence genome encodes:
- the LOC125524436 gene encoding indole-2-monooxygenase-like gives MAALLQQLMQATLPQALLLLFFPLALVLLHYLVITGRSGRSSHGCRLPPSPPRLPVIGHLHLVGFLPHVNLRRLAMRYGPDYMLIHLGSVPTLVVSSPRAAQAVMRTHDHVFASRPTSTLANTLMTASLDVAFAVYGDHWRQAKRLLSTHLLTVKKVSSYRPGREEEARLVVAKIAKATVSCEAMDMRDLIYSFTTDVVCRAVSSNLFKVDGRNRLLRELIDASGALIGGVNLEDFYPGLVRVGFIKRAVCARADKLKKRWDELLDKVVDEHQENTVQQREPDFIDSLLSCQHEYALTKDHIKAMLIDIFFGATDSTSMLIESVMAELISNPQVMSKLQAELRSKIPKGKEIVTEDDLATMTYLKAVIKETFRLHPPAPLLGPHLSMDNVHIDGYVVPAHIPVLVNAWAIGRDPSTWEDPEKFMPERFLKVDIDYKGNNFELLPFGTGRRMCPGINFSMSTYELMLGNLLYHFDWELPAPRVAGGMGVDMTEVFRLTVHRKEKLLLIPRTRT, from the exons ATGGCGGCACTCCTACAACAACTCATGCAGGCGACGCTTCCACAAGCGCTGCTTCTCTTGTTCTTCCCTCTAGCCCTCGTACTGCTACACTACTTGGTAATCACTGGCAGATCAGGACGAAGCAGCCATGGCTGCCGTCTCCCACCTTCGCCACCAAGGTTGCCAGTCATCGGGCATCTTCACCTCGTCGGCTTCCTCCCACACGTGAACCTACGCAGGCTCGCCATGAGGTACGGTCCGGACTACATGCTCATCCACCTTGGCTCCGTGCCGACCCTCGTCGTCTCGTCGCCACGTGCTGCCCAGGCCGTCATGCGCACACACGACCACGTGTTCGCGTCACGGCCCACATCCACGCTCGCCAACACCCTAATGACCGCCTCCCTCGACGTCGCATTCGCCGTCTACGGCGATCACTGGCGCCAGGCCAAGAGGCTGCTCTCCACACATTTACTCACCGTCAAGAAGGTGAGCTCCTACCGCCCGGGCCGCGAGGAGGAAGCACGCCTCGTCGTGGCTAAGATCGCTAAGGCGACCGTGTCGTGCGAGGCCATGGACATGAGAGACCTGATCTACTCTTTCACCACCGACGTCGTGTGTCGTGCCGTGTCCAGCAACCTCTTCAAGGTCGACGGCCGCAACAGACTCCTCCGTGAGCTCATCGACGCGTCGGGGGCGCTCATCGGGGGTGTCAACCTCGAAGACTTCTACCCGGGGTTAGTGCGGGTGGGCTTCATCAAGAGAGCTGTCTGTGCCAGGGCCGACAAGCTGAAAAAGAGATGGGACGAGTTGCTGGACAAGGTGGTCGACGAGCACCAAGAAAACACGGTGCAGCAACGGGAACCTGACTTCATTGACAGTCTCCTCTCCTGTCAGCACGAATACGCCCTCACCAAGGATCACATCAAGGCCATGCTCATA GACATATTTTTCGGAGCAACCGACTCAACGTCCATGCTTATAGAGTCTGTCATGGCGGAGCTCATAAGCAACCCACAAGTCATGTCCAAGCTACAAGCTGAGTTGAGGAGCAAAATccccaagggaaaagagataGTGACAGAAGATGACCTCGCCACCATGACCTACCTGAAGGCGGTCATCAAAGAGACATTCCGTCTGCATCCACCAGCACCGCTCCTCGGGCCGCACCTCTCCATGGACAATGTGCACATTGACGGTTACGTGGTTCCAGCCCACATACCTGTTCTTGTCAATGCATGGGCGATTGGTAGGGACCCAAGTACTTGGGAGGACCCAGAGAAGTTCATGCCAGAGAGGTTTCTCAAAGTGGACATTGATTACAAGGGGAATAACTTTGAACTCCTTCCATTTGGTACTGGGAGAAGGATGTGCCCAGGGATAAACTTCTCAATGTCAACGTATGAGCTCATGTTAGGGAACCTCCTATATCATTTTGACTGGGAGCTGCCTGCACCTAGGGTTGCTGGAGGCATGGGTGTTGATATGACAGAGGTGTTTCGGCTTACAGTGCATCGCAAGGAGAAGCTCCTATTAATCCCACGAACACGTACATAG